In Bradyrhizobium sp. CCBAU 051011, the following are encoded in one genomic region:
- a CDS encoding carbohydrate ABC transporter permease, producing MDKTINQKAWFLVLPVFAVVAFSAILPLMTVVNYSMQDTFGNNQFFWNGVGWFKELLDPSTDLGGRFLASLGRNLLFSAIILAIEVPLGIVVALSMPREGWTVAVCLVILALPLLIPWNVVGTIWQIFGRPDIGLLGYTLNSLGFDYNYVSNEFDAWATVIVMDVWHWTSLVALLCYAGLKSIPDAYYQAAQIDGASRWAVFKAIQLPKMNRVLLIAVLLRFMDSFMIYTEPFVVTGGGPGNSTTFVSIELVKIALGQFDLGKAAALSLVYNLIILIVCWVFYTVMTNAGTERPAKPGGV from the coding sequence ATGGACAAGACCATCAACCAAAAGGCCTGGTTCCTGGTGCTGCCGGTATTCGCGGTGGTCGCGTTCTCCGCGATCCTGCCGCTGATGACAGTCGTGAACTATTCGATGCAGGACACGTTCGGCAACAACCAGTTCTTCTGGAACGGCGTCGGCTGGTTCAAGGAACTGCTCGATCCCTCGACCGATCTCGGCGGTCGCTTTCTGGCTTCGCTCGGCCGTAACCTGCTGTTCTCCGCCATCATCCTGGCGATCGAGGTACCGCTCGGCATCGTGGTGGCGCTATCGATGCCGCGCGAGGGTTGGACGGTCGCCGTATGCCTCGTCATCCTGGCGCTGCCGTTGCTGATTCCGTGGAATGTGGTCGGTACGATCTGGCAGATTTTTGGCCGGCCCGACATCGGTCTGCTCGGCTACACGCTGAACAGTCTCGGCTTCGACTATAATTATGTTTCCAACGAGTTCGATGCCTGGGCCACCGTGATCGTGATGGACGTCTGGCACTGGACCAGCCTCGTCGCGCTGCTATGCTACGCCGGGCTGAAGTCGATCCCCGACGCCTATTACCAGGCGGCGCAGATCGACGGCGCTTCGCGCTGGGCGGTGTTCAAGGCGATCCAACTGCCGAAGATGAACCGCGTGCTGCTGATCGCGGTGCTGTTGCGCTTCATGGACAGTTTTATGATCTACACCGAGCCGTTCGTCGTCACCGGCGGCGGCCCAGGCAATTCCACCACCTTTGTCTCGATCGAACTGGTCAAGATCGCGCTTGGGCAGTTCGACCTCGGCAAGGCCGCAGCACTTTCGCTGGTCTACAACCTGATCATCCTGATCGTGTGCTGGGTGTTCTACACCGTCATGACCAATGCCGGGACTGAGCGTCCCGCCAAGCCGGGAGGCGTCTGA
- a CDS encoding ABC transporter ATP-binding protein, with protein MARIDLVDLAHSYGGNDAPAESFALKPVTMTWRQGGAYALLGPSGCGKTTLLNLISGIVVPSRGKILFDGTDITPLSTQKRNIAQVFQFPVIYDTMTVGQNLAFPLQNRGVAKVEVEKRVKQIADLLDLTPYLGRKATRLTADAKQKISLGRGLVRSDVAAVLFDEPLTVIDPELKWQLRSKLKALHRELDLTMIYVTHDQTEALTFADTVVVMHDGRVVQSGTPAELFDKPAHTFVGYFIGSPGMNIVPAVVGGHEARIDGHVIGLHRNYGVLPAGAKIEIGVRPEFVNIAAPASGLLSATIERIDDLGRARFARVRIGDAKFAARVPPGFSVSDNTVGLVFDPAHVHVYADSRLVEGVA; from the coding sequence ATGGCACGCATTGACCTCGTCGATCTCGCACATTCCTACGGCGGAAATGACGCGCCGGCGGAGTCGTTTGCGCTGAAGCCGGTGACTATGACCTGGCGGCAGGGCGGCGCCTACGCGCTGCTCGGCCCGTCCGGCTGCGGCAAGACCACGCTGCTCAACCTGATCTCCGGCATCGTCGTACCCTCGCGGGGAAAAATCCTGTTCGACGGCACCGATATCACACCGCTGTCAACCCAGAAGCGCAACATCGCTCAGGTGTTCCAGTTTCCGGTGATCTACGACACCATGACGGTTGGGCAGAACCTTGCATTTCCGCTGCAGAACCGCGGCGTGGCGAAGGTCGAGGTCGAGAAGCGGGTGAAGCAGATCGCCGATCTCCTGGATCTCACGCCCTATCTCGGCCGCAAGGCGACGCGCCTGACCGCCGACGCCAAGCAGAAGATTTCGCTTGGGCGTGGCCTCGTCCGCTCCGACGTCGCTGCCGTTCTGTTCGACGAGCCGCTGACGGTGATCGATCCCGAACTGAAGTGGCAGTTACGCTCGAAGCTGAAGGCGCTGCACCGCGAACTCGATCTCACGATGATCTACGTCACCCATGACCAGACCGAGGCGCTGACCTTTGCCGATACGGTGGTCGTCATGCATGACGGCCGTGTGGTGCAGAGCGGCACGCCCGCCGAGCTGTTCGACAAGCCAGCTCATACCTTTGTCGGCTACTTCATCGGTTCGCCCGGCATGAACATCGTGCCGGCTGTCGTGGGCGGGCATGAGGCGCGGATCGACGGCCACGTCATCGGCCTGCACCGCAATTACGGCGTGCTGCCGGCAGGTGCGAAGATCGAGATCGGCGTGCGGCCGGAATTCGTCAATATCGCCGCTCCCGCATCGGGCCTGCTGTCGGCCACGATCGAGCGCATCGACGATCTCGGCCGCGCGCGTTTCGCCCGCGTGCGGATCGGCGATGCCAAGTTCGCCGCGCGGGTACCGCCGGGATTCTCCGTGTCCGACAATACGGTCGGCCTCGTGTTCGATCCCGCCCATGTTCACGTCTATGCCGACAGCCGTCTGGTCGAGGGGGTTGCCTGA
- a CDS encoding ABC transporter ATP-binding protein has translation MSVTLEHVTRTVDGMATIRDVSLTLERGTLSVLLGPTLSGKTSIMRLLAGLDKPATGRVLVDGNDVTGADVRQRSVAMVYQQFINYPSLTVYENIASPLRVQGRPREEIDRRVQEAAKLLRLEPYLKRTPLQLSGGQQQRTAIARALVKGADLVLLDEPLANLDYKLREELRAELPRIFEASGSIFVYATTEPSEALLLGGNTVCMWEGKVLQAGDTSRVYRQPDTLRVAQVFSDPPLNIVGIEKKNGSVQYAGGIQAPATGLYASLADGPYRVGFRAHQLEVANGVAGRHAFHATVTVTEITGSESFVHLNRGASNWVAVLPGVHEYEPGHVLDAVLNPDNVFVFDAADRLVAAPSQNMSM, from the coding sequence ATGAGCGTCACGCTCGAACATGTCACGCGAACCGTGGATGGCATGGCGACCATTCGCGACGTCTCGCTAACGCTGGAACGCGGCACGCTGAGCGTGCTGCTCGGACCGACGCTGTCGGGCAAGACTTCGATCATGCGGCTGCTCGCCGGTCTGGATAAGCCTGCGACCGGCCGCGTGCTGGTCGACGGCAACGATGTCACCGGCGCCGATGTGCGGCAGCGCTCGGTCGCGATGGTCTATCAGCAATTCATCAACTATCCCTCGCTGACGGTTTACGAGAACATCGCTTCCCCCCTGCGGGTGCAGGGCAGGCCGCGTGAGGAAATCGACCGGCGGGTCCAGGAGGCAGCGAAACTGCTGCGGCTCGAGCCCTATCTGAAGCGCACGCCGCTGCAGCTTTCCGGCGGCCAGCAGCAGCGCACGGCGATCGCGCGCGCGCTGGTCAAGGGCGCCGACCTCGTCCTGCTCGACGAGCCGCTTGCCAATCTCGATTACAAGCTGCGCGAGGAATTACGCGCTGAGCTACCGCGCATCTTCGAAGCGTCGGGCTCGATCTTCGTCTATGCGACAACCGAACCGTCGGAGGCGCTGCTGCTCGGCGGCAACACCGTCTGCATGTGGGAAGGCAAGGTTCTGCAGGCCGGCGATACCTCAAGAGTTTATCGCCAGCCTGATACGCTGCGGGTGGCGCAGGTGTTCTCCGATCCGCCGCTCAATATCGTCGGCATCGAGAAGAAGAACGGGTCCGTGCAATATGCCGGCGGCATCCAGGCGCCGGCCACCGGGCTTTACGCATCGCTCGCCGACGGTCCGTATCGCGTCGGCTTTCGCGCCCATCAGCTCGAAGTGGCAAACGGCGTCGCCGGCCGCCATGCCTTTCACGCCACCGTCACCGTGACCGAGATCACCGGTTCGGAAAGTTTTGTGCATCTCAACCGCGGTGCCTCCAACTGGGTCGCGGTGCTGCCGGGCGTGCATGAATACGAGCCCGGCCATGTGCTCGATGCCGTGCTCAATCCCGACAATGTCTTCGTGTTCGACGCCGCCGACCGCCTGGTCGCCGCGCCATCACAAAACATGAGCATGTGA
- the glpD gene encoding glycerol-3-phosphate dehydrogenase codes for MDRIFDLAIIGGGINGCGIARDAVGRGNSVFLCEMNDLASGTSSWSTKLVHGGLRYLEYYEFRLVREALIEREVLWQIAPHIIRPLRFVLPHHSGLRPAWLLRLGLFLYDHIGGRHLLPPTRSVDLVHDEVGKPLIANRYRRGFEYSDCFVDDARLVVLTARDAADRGAEIHTRSRAVEIRQIDGIWHLTVENTISGMRTTIQARALVNAGGPWVEQVLSSGSGVNARAKVRLVQGSHIVVRKLYDHDRAYMFQNADGRIIFVIPYQDDFTLIGTTDRDYDGDPGKVKASPEEIQYLCASASEYLKKPVLPADVVWTYSGVRPLYDDGASEAKAATRDYVFELDTPGGAPLLSIYGGKITTYRRLAEEALERLAPYLHSAKDKEGWTGKAPLPGGDMDGSAVAALTAELTRKYPFLEPAHANRLAHAYGTRATKLLGNAKSFADLGQSFGATLTESEVRYLISNEWACSAEDVVWRRSKLGLRLSADEIAALDEWIKANSGSDERPLREAGGRP; via the coding sequence TTGGATCGGATATTCGACCTCGCCATTATCGGAGGCGGTATTAATGGCTGCGGCATCGCGCGCGACGCGGTGGGCCGGGGCAATTCCGTTTTCCTTTGTGAAATGAATGACTTGGCGAGTGGAACGTCGTCCTGGTCGACCAAATTGGTGCACGGCGGGCTGCGCTATCTCGAATATTACGAATTCCGTCTGGTTCGCGAAGCGCTGATCGAGCGCGAAGTTCTCTGGCAGATCGCGCCCCACATCATCAGGCCGTTGCGTTTCGTTTTGCCGCACCATTCCGGCTTGCGCCCGGCATGGCTGCTCAGGCTAGGGTTGTTCCTGTACGACCATATTGGCGGCCGCCATCTGCTGCCGCCGACACGCTCGGTCGATCTCGTCCATGACGAAGTGGGCAAACCCTTGATCGCCAACCGCTACAGGCGCGGTTTCGAATATTCCGACTGCTTCGTCGATGACGCGCGTCTCGTCGTGCTCACTGCGCGGGATGCGGCGGACCGCGGCGCAGAAATCCACACCCGCTCGCGCGCGGTCGAGATCAGGCAAATCGACGGCATCTGGCACCTCACCGTCGAGAACACGATCAGCGGTATGCGCACCACGATCCAGGCGCGCGCGCTGGTCAACGCCGGCGGTCCATGGGTCGAACAGGTGCTCTCGTCGGGCTCAGGCGTCAACGCGCGCGCGAAGGTGCGGCTGGTGCAGGGCTCCCACATCGTGGTGCGCAAGCTCTACGATCACGACCGCGCTTACATGTTCCAGAATGCGGATGGCCGCATCATCTTCGTCATTCCTTATCAGGACGACTTCACGCTGATCGGCACCACCGATCGGGACTATGACGGCGATCCGGGCAAGGTGAAGGCGAGTCCCGAGGAGATTCAATATCTCTGTGCGTCGGCCAGCGAGTACCTGAAAAAGCCGGTGCTGCCTGCCGACGTCGTGTGGACCTATTCTGGCGTGCGCCCGCTCTACGACGACGGCGCCAGCGAAGCGAAGGCGGCGACGCGCGACTATGTGTTCGAACTCGACACGCCGGGCGGCGCGCCGCTGCTGTCGATCTATGGCGGCAAGATCACGACCTATCGGCGCCTGGCGGAAGAAGCGCTGGAGCGGCTCGCGCCCTACCTGCACAGTGCGAAAGACAAAGAAGGTTGGACCGGCAAGGCGCCGCTGCCCGGCGGCGACATGGATGGTTCGGCGGTCGCTGCGCTGACCGCGGAACTGACACGGAAATATCCGTTCCTCGAACCGGCGCACGCCAATCGGCTCGCGCATGCCTATGGCACGCGTGCGACAAAATTGCTCGGCAACGCGAAATCATTCGCCGACCTCGGCCAGTCGTTTGGCGCTACGCTGACCGAAAGCGAGGTCCGCTATCTGATTTCGAACGAATGGGCCTGCAGCGCCGAAGACGTGGTGTGGCGGAGGTCCAAGCTCGGCTTGAGGCTGTCGGCCGACGAAATCGCAGCCCTCGACGAATGGATCAAGGCCAACAGCGGCTCCGACGAACGTCCCTTGCGTGAGGCGGGAGGACGGCCATGA
- a CDS encoding DeoR/GlpR family DNA-binding transcription regulator, which translates to MAGLSHRQTEILNIARAFGRVMVEDLAKRFEVSAQTIRKDLNDLCDQRSLTRIHGGAIIASGVENLAYEARRFVAAEEKRAIGIAAASRIPNGCSLFINIGTTTEEVASALTSHEDLLVITNNLNVAMLLYRHPRIEVIVAGGAVRRADGAVIGSTAISLIGQFKVDYAIIGASAIDEEGALLDFDYREVQAAQAIIANARSVMLVADSTKLRRSAPVRIAHLSQIQTFVTDAPLPAGLANICHHRGIEVIEAMEKPAADIDEPGESAAVVRLK; encoded by the coding sequence ATGGCCGGACTGTCCCACCGCCAGACTGAGATCCTGAACATCGCCCGCGCCTTTGGTCGGGTGATGGTGGAAGACCTCGCCAAGCGCTTCGAGGTCTCGGCGCAGACCATCCGCAAGGACCTCAACGACCTCTGCGACCAGCGCTCGCTGACCCGTATCCACGGCGGCGCGATCATCGCCTCCGGCGTCGAAAACCTCGCCTATGAGGCGCGGCGGTTCGTGGCAGCGGAGGAGAAGCGGGCGATCGGCATCGCCGCGGCGTCGCGGATTCCGAACGGCTGCTCGCTGTTCATCAACATCGGCACCACGACCGAAGAAGTTGCGAGCGCGCTGACCTCGCATGAGGACCTGCTTGTCATCACCAACAATCTCAACGTCGCGATGCTGCTCTATCGGCATCCGCGCATCGAGGTGATCGTGGCGGGCGGTGCGGTGCGCCGCGCCGACGGCGCGGTGATCGGCTCGACCGCGATCAGCCTGATCGGCCAGTTCAAGGTCGATTACGCCATCATCGGCGCATCCGCGATCGACGAAGAGGGCGCGCTCTTGGACTTCGACTATCGCGAGGTGCAGGCGGCGCAGGCCATCATCGCCAACGCCCGCAGCGTCATGCTGGTCGCGGACTCGACAAAACTCCGCCGCAGCGCGCCGGTGCGCATCGCCCATCTCAGTCAGATCCAGACTTTTGTGACCGACGCGCCGTTGCCGGCAGGACTTGCCAACATCTGCCACCATCGCGGCATCGAGGTGATCGAGGCGATGGAGAAACCGGCGGCGGATATCGATGAGCCAGGCGAGTCAGCCGCGGTGGTGCGGTTGAAGTAG
- a CDS encoding nuclear transport factor 2 family protein, translating to MKIDRRQLALPVLALGLTLGLMSVVPAFAGADEDAIAKNVEAFRAAQAAGNAEGIASLCAEELSYSHSNAKVDTKAALLDGVAKANYKWTSLEYKDPTIRVVGPTAIVRFNFVGEQEFTDGKKTPQNLHILMNWQKQGNDWKLLSRAATKL from the coding sequence ATGAAGATCGATCGGCGTCAGCTCGCCCTGCCCGTACTCGCACTTGGGCTGACACTTGGGCTCATGAGCGTCGTCCCCGCGTTTGCCGGTGCGGACGAGGATGCCATTGCGAAGAACGTCGAAGCCTTCCGTGCGGCGCAGGCCGCTGGCAATGCCGAAGGGATCGCCTCACTCTGCGCCGAAGAACTTAGCTACAGCCACTCGAACGCCAAGGTCGACACCAAGGCGGCGCTTCTCGACGGCGTCGCCAAGGCCAACTACAAATGGACGTCGCTCGAATACAAGGATCCCACGATCCGCGTCGTCGGCCCGACCGCCATCGTGCGCTTCAACTTCGTCGGCGAGCAGGAGTTCACCGACGGCAAGAAGACGCCGCAGAACCTGCACATCCTGATGAACTGGCAGAAGCAGGGCAACGACTGGAAACTGCTATCGCGGGCGGCCACCAAACTCTGA
- a CDS encoding acyl-CoA thioesterase, translating into MTETHVHAPADTETEPRGELCIRTLAMPADTNANGDIFGGWLLSQMDIGGGVAASKIAKSRTVTVAIEAMNFRKAVYVGDLVSVYANLVRVGRTSLTIHLEAWVVRRKELQQILVTDGNFTYVSIDDNGRPQPVGADGVIKT; encoded by the coding sequence GTGACGGAGACGCATGTGCACGCGCCGGCCGACACCGAAACCGAGCCGCGCGGCGAGCTCTGCATCCGCACGCTGGCGATGCCGGCTGACACCAATGCGAATGGCGATATCTTCGGCGGCTGGCTGCTCAGCCAGATGGATATCGGCGGCGGCGTAGCTGCTTCCAAAATCGCCAAATCCCGCACCGTGACGGTGGCGATCGAGGCGATGAATTTTCGCAAAGCCGTCTATGTCGGCGATCTCGTTTCGGTCTACGCCAATCTGGTGCGGGTCGGGCGCACCTCGCTCACGATCCATCTCGAAGCGTGGGTCGTGCGCCGCAAGGAGTTGCAACAGATCCTGGTGACCGACGGCAATTTCACTTACGTCTCGATCGACGACAACGGCCGTCCGCAGCCGGTTGGAGCGGACGGCGTGATTAAGACCTAA
- a CDS encoding 3-hydroxyacyl-CoA dehydrogenase NAD-binding domain-containing protein, with protein sequence MDSQIMNVLGDRVLELGPTPSADSPYRNFKLTRDADGVAWLLFDREGTSANTLSADLLEELDKILSELEGQRPTGLVIRSAKKSGFIAGADVNAFRGATDVTAVETEIGRAHAVIDRLEALRVPSVAVIHGFCLGGGLEVALACQMRIAIEDARFGFPEVMLGLHPGLGGTVRFTQLVNPMQAMPLMLTGKTIDARRAKSLGLVDAVTQERHVRNAVKDAVSGRLKRAQPGPLNTILSLGPVRGFLAGRMRREAAKAAPEANYPAPYALIDLWEKHGGDRRAMLSAEKTSFARLMGTPTAQNLIRVFFLREQMKKLAGSGNKIEHVHVIGAGAMGGDIAAWCAGQDLRVTLADMKPEPIAGAIKRAADLYGKILRKRTAVRDALDRLMPDMQAEGVRNADLIIEAVPEKLELKQKVYAGLEPRMKAGAILATNTSSIPLQDLRTTLQRPERLLGLHFFNPVSRLQLVEVVSHDGTDAQLLKEALAFVGAIDRLPLPVKSSPGFLVNRALTPYMLEAMVMLDEKIDKTVIDAAAKKFGMPMGPIELADQVGLDICLDVGDMLRSKFGDMLPPTPAWLREKVAKGELGRKTGKGFYTWKDGKADTGGMSVISEPSAEMIDRLILPMSNVCVACLREGIVDNADVVDGAVIFGTGYAPFRGGPLNYARTRGVENVVSTLEALTDKFGGRFTPDAGWETFK encoded by the coding sequence ATGGATAGCCAGATCATGAACGTTCTCGGCGATCGCGTGCTCGAACTCGGGCCGACGCCCAGCGCTGACAGCCCGTACAGGAATTTCAAGCTGACGCGCGATGCCGATGGCGTCGCTTGGCTGTTGTTCGATCGCGAGGGCACCAGCGCCAATACACTGTCGGCTGACCTGCTCGAAGAGTTGGACAAGATATTGTCCGAGCTGGAAGGCCAGCGTCCCACAGGTCTCGTGATCCGCTCCGCCAAGAAATCCGGCTTCATCGCCGGCGCCGACGTCAACGCGTTTCGCGGCGCGACCGACGTAACCGCAGTCGAAACCGAGATCGGCCGCGCGCACGCGGTGATCGACCGCCTCGAAGCCTTGCGGGTTCCGAGCGTGGCCGTGATTCACGGCTTCTGCCTCGGCGGCGGCTTGGAGGTGGCATTGGCTTGCCAGATGCGGATTGCGATCGAGGACGCGCGGTTCGGTTTCCCCGAGGTGATGCTCGGCCTGCATCCCGGCCTCGGCGGCACTGTGCGCTTCACCCAGCTCGTCAATCCGATGCAGGCGATGCCGCTGATGCTGACCGGCAAGACCATCGATGCGCGCCGGGCAAAGTCGCTCGGGTTGGTCGACGCCGTGACGCAGGAGCGGCATGTTCGCAATGCGGTGAAGGACGCCGTGTCCGGCCGCCTGAAGCGCGCGCAGCCGGGGCCGCTCAACACTATTCTGAGCCTCGGCCCCGTCAGGGGATTCCTCGCCGGACGGATGCGCCGCGAGGCCGCCAAGGCTGCGCCGGAAGCGAACTATCCCGCGCCTTATGCGCTGATCGATCTCTGGGAGAAGCACGGCGGCGACCGGCGGGCGATGCTGAGCGCGGAGAAGACGTCGTTCGCCAGATTGATGGGGACGCCGACCGCGCAGAACTTGATCCGCGTATTCTTCCTGCGCGAGCAGATGAAGAAGCTTGCCGGCAGCGGCAATAAGATCGAGCACGTTCACGTCATCGGCGCCGGTGCCATGGGCGGCGACATCGCCGCCTGGTGCGCCGGGCAGGATTTGCGGGTGACGCTAGCCGACATGAAGCCGGAACCGATCGCGGGCGCGATCAAGCGCGCCGCCGATCTCTACGGCAAGATCCTGCGCAAGCGCACGGCCGTGCGCGATGCACTGGACCGGCTGATGCCGGACATGCAGGCCGAAGGCGTGCGGAACGCCGATCTCATCATCGAGGCGGTGCCGGAAAAGCTTGAATTGAAGCAGAAGGTCTACGCCGGCCTCGAGCCGAGAATGAAAGCGGGCGCGATCCTCGCCACCAACACCTCGAGCATCCCGTTGCAGGACCTGCGCACCACGCTGCAAAGGCCCGAGCGGCTGCTGGGCTTGCACTTCTTCAATCCGGTCTCGCGGCTGCAGCTCGTCGAAGTCGTCAGCCATGACGGCACCGATGCGCAACTCCTGAAGGAGGCGCTGGCTTTTGTCGGCGCCATCGACCGCCTGCCGCTGCCGGTGAAGTCTTCGCCCGGTTTCCTCGTCAACCGCGCGCTGACGCCCTACATGCTGGAAGCGATGGTGATGCTGGACGAAAAGATCGACAAGACGGTGATCGACGCCGCCGCCAAGAAGTTCGGGATGCCGATGGGGCCGATCGAACTGGCCGATCAGGTCGGCCTCGACATCTGCCTCGACGTCGGCGATATGCTGCGCTCGAAATTCGGCGACATGCTGCCGCCGACGCCGGCATGGCTGCGCGAAAAGGTCGCCAAGGGCGAACTCGGCCGCAAGACCGGCAAGGGCTTTTATACCTGGAAGGACGGCAAGGCCGACACCGGCGGCATGTCCGTGATCTCGGAGCCGTCGGCGGAAATGATCGATAGGCTGATCCTGCCGATGTCGAATGTCTGCGTCGCCTGCTTGCGCGAGGGCATCGTCGACAACGCCGACGTCGTCGACGGCGCGGTCATCTTCGGCACCGGCTACGCGCCGTTCCGCGGCGGTCCCTTGAACTATGCGCGAACCCGGGGCGTGGAGAACGTGGTCTCGACGCTGGAAGCGCTGACCGACAAATTCGGCGGCCGGTTTACGCCCGATGCCGGCTGGGAGACGTTCAAGTGA
- a CDS encoding acetyl-CoA C-acetyltransferase, whose translation MARPVFIVDGSRTPFLKARSGPGPFTPVDLAVQCGRPLLARQPFAPDAFDQVILGCVNVIADEMNPARVAALRLGMGEKMVAFTVQINCGSGMQSIDTAYRYIREGVSDLILAGGAEALSHAPLVWPQQGVRWFAGLAGAKGIGAKIMAALKVKPSYFKPIIGLERGLTDPITELNMGQTAEVVGHLFGVTRAQSDAYAAESHRRLAKAQSEGWLKGEVETAFARDGKFYDHDDGVRPDSTPESLAKLRPVFERPWGKVTAGNSSQITDGASWVILASEEAVAKHGLVPKAVILDSQWSALDPGIMGLGPVLSATELLKRNELTLSDIETWELNEAFATQVLGCLAAWNDEKFCKEILGLDGAAGQLDQTRLNVDGGAISLGHPVGCSGNRIVLHLVNAMKRLGTRRGIATECIGGGQGGAMLIETV comes from the coding sequence ATGGCGCGACCGGTTTTTATCGTCGACGGCAGCCGGACGCCGTTCCTGAAAGCACGCTCCGGCCCCGGGCCGTTCACCCCGGTCGATCTCGCAGTACAGTGCGGCCGGCCGCTACTGGCGCGGCAGCCCTTTGCGCCTGACGCCTTCGACCAGGTCATCCTCGGCTGCGTCAATGTCATTGCCGACGAGATGAACCCCGCGCGCGTCGCTGCGCTGCGGCTCGGCATGGGCGAGAAGATGGTCGCCTTCACCGTGCAGATCAATTGCGGCTCCGGCATGCAGTCGATCGATACCGCTTACCGCTACATCCGCGAGGGCGTCTCGGACCTCATTCTTGCCGGCGGCGCCGAAGCGCTGAGCCACGCCCCGCTGGTCTGGCCGCAACAGGGCGTGCGCTGGTTCGCAGGCCTTGCCGGAGCCAAGGGCATCGGCGCCAAGATCATGGCCGCGCTCAAGGTGAAGCCGAGCTATTTCAAGCCGATCATCGGCCTCGAGCGTGGGCTCACCGACCCTATCACCGAACTGAATATGGGCCAGACCGCCGAAGTGGTCGGGCATTTGTTCGGCGTGACCCGCGCGCAGTCGGACGCCTATGCCGCCGAAAGCCACCGGCGGCTGGCGAAGGCGCAATCGGAAGGCTGGCTCAAGGGCGAGGTCGAAACCGCATTTGCGCGCGACGGCAAGTTCTACGATCATGACGATGGCGTGCGGCCGGACTCGACGCCGGAGTCGCTGGCAAAGCTGAGGCCGGTGTTCGAACGTCCCTGGGGCAAGGTCACCGCCGGCAATTCCTCGCAAATCACCGACGGCGCCTCCTGGGTGATCCTCGCGTCCGAAGAGGCGGTGGCGAAACACGGACTGGTGCCGAAGGCGGTTATTCTCGACAGCCAGTGGTCGGCGCTCGATCCCGGCATCATGGGCCTTGGCCCGGTGCTGTCGGCGACCGAGCTTCTCAAGCGCAACGAGCTGACGCTTTCCGATATCGAGACCTGGGAATTGAACGAGGCGTTTGCGACGCAGGTGCTGGGCTGTCTTGCTGCCTGGAACGACGAGAAGTTCTGCAAGGAGATTCTGGGTCTCGACGGCGCGGCGGGTCAACTCGACCAGACCAGATTGAACGTCGATGGCGGCGCGATCAGCCTCGGCCATCCGGTGGGGTGTAGCGGCAACCGCATCGTGCTGCATCTCGTCAATGCCATGAAACGGTTGGGCACCAGGCGCGGCATCGCCACCGAATGTATCGGCGGCGGGCAGGGCGGCGCAATGCTGATAGAGACGGTGTGA